CCACTTAAAGCAGCTCCAAAGAAAGCCCACTTGGAAACACCCAGACACGGAGGATTGGGTCTCTGTGACGAAATAATGCCTTTATCACAGCCAAATTTCACCCCTGGACACAATTCACCTCTCAAATCGTCCCCTAAGAAAGGCATATTTGGCGTGTCTTTCGCTCAGGCTCCCTTACaggaatcatcatcaacgccattcAAGTCCCGGTCGCTGTTGCTCCAAAGCCCTGCAAAGAGAATTGCTTCCCCGTTCAAGAATAGTCTCTTCTCGAGTGTTCGTTCAATGCCGGAATTGCGTAGGAACGAAAGCGGAATGGGTCTTGTTAGCGGTGCTGACCAGGCCAATGATGCGGAACATGTTGAATCGTCTTTCAGGACTCCTGAACCTCAAGGGCCAATGGATGTCGATTATGATAACGAAGGACTAGAACAAGACGAGGTTCCTCAACAAGAATCGTCCGATGAGCATCCTGTTGTGGATTCTCGGGCGCAATTTGCTGATTCTCATGATTTTAATGACGAGCAGCAAACACCCTCCATGACCGCAGAAGATGTCGAGGAAGCTCCAGAACATCTGTCGGATCATGATGATGTCGCCGATAATGTCGAGGATCTTCAAGCTTGTGAGTTGACCAACGAAGGTCCTGAAGTCGAATTTGAAGAATCTGGAGACCAAACCCTTGCAGGGAAGGAACCTCGAGCGTTAGATGACAACGACAGTGAAGAGGGTTCCAAGATTGATGAAAGCGATATCCATCTGGCGGACGAGAGTATTGTCGGCCATACCGCCTATGTCAGCAATATGGGTACCCACACCGAGCAAAATGACCACACGCCTGATTATGATGACGCAGAGGATCCGGACGCAACTGAATCAGAGCCAGAGGAAGAGCACATGATGCAGGACGTATACGGCAGCGAGTTTCAAGCTGTGACAGAGGAGTCAAGCCTGCCGTTTCAGCGACACTCGATTGAGGGACTTGAAGATGTTTTCACTGACGCACCGGTAGCCTATGAAGACGTTGATGGTGAATCTGACACTGATTCTGTTCCGGAGGCTACGGGAAGTGCCGCCGTTCAAGTCGATTTCCAGCCTGGAGAGCTCAACAATGAGTACGTTGACTTCCACGATAGCGAATactttgatgatgacgaggcgACACTCGTCGCATCTGATACCACGGACCACTATATCTATGAAGTTCAGCCTGATGAAGAACCGAATGCGCAGTTAAACACTCAGCTAGGCCCCCAGCAGGAACTGGAAAGAATGAATAGCCATCTTCATGACCAGGATGGTTCCCTTGCACCACAAGCGTCGACAACTCAGGATGGCATTTTCTACCACGGTGATCTGAAATATCGCGAAGAAGTGGATATGTCTGAATCTGAGCTCACTACAGACAACCAGAGTCATTCAATTGAGCATAATGACCTGCCCGATTCACCTACCTCCGCTGCAGTTTGCAATGACGAACCGGAAAGCGGATTCCTGATGCAGCGAAACCGTCGTCCACGGTTCACCCTTTTGGCAGAGCAGCTCAGTCAATGGAAAGCTAGCAGTCCCGAGAAGTCTGAGCCACGACGCACCAGGCGAGGGGTGTTCTCCATCGGAGGACTTCGAAGGTCTTCTCGTCGTGGGactcgtcttcctcaagaAGTGGCCTACCCCGACATCGAAGATTGTCTTGGATCTCCTCAAGAGAAAGCCTCAGATCGCCCTCGCGATAGCGAGATCTATGCCGGTGTTCCAGAGATCTACGAGGACCAGGATGACCAAAACCTGGAAGAGTCTCGTTCTAGTGCTGTAGCAACATCATCTCCCCAGAGAGAGCCAATGACCGAGTTGTTCAGCGAGCCGCAACCCGAATTCTCCGAGCCGACTGCATACAAAAAGGTCCTGAACCGTCAGCCTGCGCATGCTTCTGATACCACCAAGAGCCCAATTGCATCGCCTAGCTCTCCAAAAGAAGGCGATTCGGatgagaacaaggagaatgaaagaGTCGaacctcctgctcctgccaCGCCAGTCAAGCAGAAAAGCATCCCGCTAGAGACCTTCCATACGGTATCCAAAGTACCTCTGAAACCGGAAGGTCAAGTTTCGCCCTTGAAACTGTCCCGCAAAAGGGGCCGATCGCTCTCAATCTCTTCGCCTATCCGCTCATCTCCTCGGCTCCGAAAGCGTGTGCTTGCTTCCCCCCAGCAGAGTACGGCGCAAGCCTCTCCTCGCAAGATGCCCAAACTCCAACATAACGAGACTCCCCGATCTCAAAAATGTGAGTCCAGGCGGACGAGTGTAGCCAGCCAATCAAGTAGGCGTTCCATGGCTCCTTCGGCATCTCCAGGACCCTCAAAGACTCCTGCTTGTGAAAACATTCTTGGAGGAGCGGTTGTATATGTGGATGTCCATACAACtgagggagaagatgccagCGGCATATTCATTGAActtctgcagcagatggGAGCTCGATGCGTCAAGAGTTGGGGATGGAATCCACGCGCAAGTATGTCGTCAGGCGATATGACAAACCGCAGAGACAGCAAGGTGGGTATTACCCACGTTGTGTTCAAGGACGGAGGAGTGAGAACCCTGGAAAAGGTCAGACAAGCAGCTGGCCTGGTCAAGTGTGTCGGTGTTGGTTGGGTTCTTGAGTAAGTAATCTTCTCGATATTGCTTGATTAGATTATGCTGACATGGAACTCCAGTTGCGAGCGAGAAAACAAATGGCTTGATGAAACCCACTACACAGTGGATAGCTCCATTATCCCTCGCGGTGGTGCCAAGCGCAGGAAGAGCATGGAGCCTCGGGCACTGAGCAATGTCAACGGAACTCTGATCAAAGCGGACAACAGCGCATCGGCGTCTTCATCTGGCAGACGCGCCGGGGCTGACTTTGGCACCATGGGTGATTTTATGAGACAGACTCCTCCACTTTCGCATGGGGAGTCTTCGACACCGGAGAGCAACAGAAAATACACCGTAACCCACACAGAGGCAGATCAGCAATATTGCCAGACGCCAAGGACCCCAGGCACATCTGGATACGATTTCAGCAGGTTGGACAACATCGGAATGTCCCCTGCCACCCCATTCTATCTCTCTCAAAAATCCAGGCTCGTCCAACAAACGTGCCCCCCAAAGCAAACACGGCAAGGTCTGTTTTCGACTTCGTCATCGAGCGACGATGAGCCTACTCAGAAGCTTCGATTCAAGCTGGAGGCTGCGCGACGAAAGAGTCTTGCTTTTAAGCCCAAGGTTGGCAGTCCACTCATCAATTGATGGTTCGCATATTGCATGCAAGGCGTTAGGATTTCTTGGCTCATTGCTCTAAtttttcccctttcctttttttgtcGGGATATACCCTGTACATTAGTCCATTGCTTTATAAAAATACCAATGAATACATCATATAAGAATGCACCAATTCTTGTTTGCCGAACACTCTTAaatgcctcaggctgcaaTGATGGTCTCGGAACCTGATCAGGCATCCCCCGAGATCGGCTAAATCGGCACTTGGTTCGGATCTCCGCATTTTTTCATTGTGCCGATCTTATCGATAAGATTCTATGGACGAAGTAGATAAATCGAGATGTCACGCGAGCTTAGCCTCGATCTCGTCAGCGGAAATTTCTTCGTTCTATTGCTGTGCCGGAAAGAAATTTCTTGTATACAGTTAGCATCAATAAATCTGTCTAATCTTGCTCATTGTTACATAGAAAACCATCAGTCCCCTTATCACGCTTCACTACACTCTGGCTTGCCTTTTCATTGATGCACGCCGCCCCTACAAGTCATCCGCGACAtcatgatgatgaccatctccatctcaaCCATGTAGACGCCAGCCCTCACGGATTAACTTGCCTCGACAAAGATAGAGATGGAGACATTCCAAACAGTACGAACAATGACGGTAGTCATCCTCCAACCTCTCCTGACGCACACGTATTCGACATCACCAGTCATGGACGAACCTCATCAGACACATCCTTCAATGATAGTGACGGGGATGACGATGCAGAAGACGCCGATCTAGTCATCGACACCCCTAGTGAGAAGCCCGTCACTTGGGCCTCCCTGCCCAAAAAGGGCCAACTTGCCATCCTCACCTTTGCCCGTCTCTCCGAGCCACTGACCCAGACATCACTCCAAGCATACCTCTTCTACCAGCTCAAGTCGTTCGACCCTTCGCTGCCAGACTCGACCATTTCAACGCAGGCGGGGATCATGCAGGGCAGCTTTACCGCAGCGCAGTTTCTCACGGCGGTCTGGTGGGGCCGGTTGGCGGACGCGGAGTGGATGGGGAGGAAGCGTGTGCTGCTGATTGGGTTGCTGGGGACGTGTATCTCATGccttgggtttgggtttTCGAGGTCGTTTGCGGCGGCGGTAGTATTTCGGGTTCTTGGGGGCATTCTGAACAGTAACGTTGGGGTGATGCGGACGATGATATCGGAAATtatcgaggagaagaagtaAGTGCACTCGGTCCGGGCCTGGGTCAAGGTGATTCTGACAGATGCACTCTGCAGATATCAATCGCGTGCGTTCCTGCTTCTTCCGATGTGCTTTAATATCGGGGTTATCGTTGGCCCTATTGTTGGGGGTTCGTTGGCCGATCCTATCCACAGCTATCCTCATCTGTTTGGCCCTGGGTCGTTCTTTGGTGGAAAGCATGGTGTGGGGTGGATGGAGCGGTGGCCGTTTGCGTTGCCAAATATCCTCAATGCTATCTTCACCTTTGCTGCCTTTTTGGCTATCTTGTTTGGGCTCGACGAGGTAGGTTCTGCACGCATTTCTTGGGCCAGTCAAGATCTAACGTACCTCCTAGACGCACGAGGTTGCACGGTACCGAAGCGACTGGGGCCGCCAGGTCGGAAGAACGCTCTTCGGATTCTTCTCCCGACGTCGGGTTCCACGTCATTATCGCCAGTTGAGGAATCTCGAGGACAACGAGTCTCTGTATATGGACGGTAGCGTGACCAGCACATCAGCCCCGTCTAGTCCGATCCGCCTGCAGGGACTTCCTCGTCATAAACGGCCTGGGTTCCGTCAAATCTGGACTCCCAATGTCCTATTGACATTGTTagttcattttcttctggCGTTCCACACCAGCGCCTTTAACGCTATGACTTTTGTCTTCCTCCCTACCCCGAGGGCTCCGGAGAATAGCCGGCGAGGGTTCTTCCATTTCAGCGGTGGCCTGGGACTACCATCCTCCCGTGTCGGTCTTGCAACGGCAATTATCGGGGTCATCGGCCTCCCGTTGCAGATCTTCGTATACCCTCACGTCCAATCTCGTCTAGGGACCTTGAGCTCTTTCCGCACATTTTTACCGTTTTCACCGGTTGCGTATACTCTGATGCCGTTCTTGGTGATCATCCCTCGGTACCCATGGCTAGTCTGGTCTGCCTTCACGGCTGTGGTTGGACTTCAGGTTATTTCTCGGACGTTTGCTCTTCCTGCTGCTATCATTCTTGTGAATAATTGTGTCACTGATCCGTCGATCCTTGGGACGGTGCATGGTGTCGCTCAGAGTATAGCGAGTGCAGCGCGTACACTGGGCCCCTTCATCGGTGGTTGGGGGCTAGGGCTGGGGTTGAAAAATAATCTTGTTGGTGGTATTTGGTGGGCACTAGCGTTGGAAGCATTGGTTggatggctgctgctgtggacAATACATGAGGGAAAGGGGAtcgagagaaggaaagatgCGAGAAGAGGCACCCAGGAAAGTTGATGCTATTCTCTGAGGTTGGCGCTATGCTCGTTTATGGATAAAAGCGATGGCGTTTTATATATGACTACGAGACACGAATTGTGATAGATATGTCTATACTCGTTGATagaaatgaaaagaaatagTAGCTAAATTTGGGAGCGTCATTCGTTAAAAGTTGTCATTACATTAGACTGCACATATCGAAACTTGCGAACTCAAGTTTCGTCTGAGCCTTTGCCATTGTCAATGCTTGGgttcatctcatcatcaccagcGTCATAGCTTCCGTCCCTGCAGTTATACCCAGGAGCAGCACATCATGCTCCCATGGGGCTAATGAAGGCCCGGATCGCTTTCCTCATATCACCATCATGCGCCTTCAGCAACTCCGTTGCCTTGCTCTTACTCAAGTCCAACTCTTGCACCTGCAGGTCATTAACACCACCATACACCCAATCTCCCAGCATAACCTGTTCTAGAAAGACAAGGGTAACGTACTAATAAATTCACATCCTCCGCCGAAACCTTCACAGCCTTCTTCGTCACTGCCTGTGTCTTCTTGGTATCTACCTTCCTGGCCGCTGCATCCGTAACCGGGGCAATATCCAACCTACTCATCGCTTTTCCCAAAGCCTCCTGATCGGCAGGCGAAGACTTATTGCTTGATTCCGTGCCGATCTCATTAGCGTGCAGGGAGGAAAGCGCGGCGGCTGCTTTTCGGTCTTCGGCGTGGGCGGGATGAGATCGCTCGATGGAGTCCGGATCATGGGATGCGGCGGGAAGGGAATCTGACATTTTCAATGAGCGTCTTGAAGGTATATGTTTATCTGCTGGATCGGTTGAAACTAGGATGTTATGATGCCTCCAAGGTCTCTTACTACGCATGGATGACGCGATAAGAAAGTGGCCGATCACGATAAGGACGCTTCTTACTCAATCTGGACTAGTGGGGATACGCTGATGACTCAGGCCGCGAATAAGCGCTTGTTGCTTTTTTCCCTCGTTGCAGGCTTACAGCGGGCAGTCTTCGTGTGACTGTGACTGTGAGGCTGACTGTGACAGCAAGTGGTCCCTTGCTTACTTGTGTCATTTTTAATTGCTAAGCTCTCCC
The Aspergillus fumigatus Af293 chromosome 4, whole genome shotgun sequence DNA segment above includes these coding regions:
- a CDS encoding putative MFS multidrug transporter, which gives rise to MSRELSLDLVSGNFFVLLLCRKEISCIQKPSVPLSRFTTLWLAFSLMHAAPTSHPRHHDDDHLHLNHVDASPHGLTCLDKDRDGDIPNSTNNDGSHPPTSPDAHVFDITSHGRTSSDTSFNDSDGDDDAEDADLVIDTPSEKPVTWASLPKKGQLAILTFARLSEPLTQTSLQAYLFYQLKSFDPSLPDSTISTQAGIMQGSFTAAQFLTAVWWGRLADAEWMGRKRVLLIGLLGTCISCLGFGFSRSFAAAVVFRVLGGILNSNVGVMRTMISEIIEEKKYQSRAFLLLPMCFNIGVIVGPIVGGSLADPIHSYPHLFGPGSFFGGKHGVGWMERWPFALPNILNAIFTFAAFLAILFGLDETHEVARYRSDWGRQVGRTLFGFFSRRRVPRHYRQLRNLEDNESLYMDGSVTSTSAPSSPIRLQGLPRHKRPGFRQIWTPNVLLTLLVHFLLAFHTSAFNAMTFVFLPTPRAPENSRRGFFHFSGGLGLPSSRVGLATAIIGVIGLPLQIFVYPHVQSRLGTLSSFRTFLPFSPVAYTLMPFLVIIPRYPWLVWSAFTAVVGLQVISRTFALPAAIILVNNCVTDPSILGTVHGVAQSIASAARTLGPFIGGWGLGLGLKNNLVGGIWWALALEALVGWLLLWTIHEGKGIERRKDARRGTQES
- a CDS encoding huntingtin-interacting protein K, translated to MRSKRPWRHHNILVSTDPADKHIPSRRSLKMSDSLPAASHDPDSIERSHPAHAEDRKAAAALSSLHANEIGTESSNKSSPADQEALGKAMSRLDIAPVTDAAARKVDTKKTQAVTKKAVKVSAEDVNLLVQELDLSKSKATELLKAHDGDMRKAIRAFISPMGA